In Procambarus clarkii isolate CNS0578487 chromosome 6, FALCON_Pclarkii_2.0, whole genome shotgun sequence, one DNA window encodes the following:
- the LOC138356122 gene encoding zinc finger protein 610-like → MQSSEEKTFPQTAPIIKKMKTHPCPECGKKFNQLGHMKTHMLVHSGEKPRKCPECGKVFTHIENMKRHMSHKCPECGKVFTHIESMKRHMLVHSGGKPHKCPECGKRFRHLGSMKIHMMTHNDERPFECDECGKRFRARGSIISHMSVHTVERPFECDKCGRLYKSRKGIIAHMLVHLNDKPS, encoded by the coding sequence atgcagtcatccgaggagaaaaccttcccacaaactgcacctatcataaagaagatgaagactcacccgtgtccagagtgtggaaagaagtTCAAtcagcttggacatatgaagactcacatgttagtgcattcgggtgaaaaacctcgtaagtgtccagagtgtgggaaggtatttactcatattgaaaatatgaagcgtcacatgtctcataagtgtccagagtgtgggaaggtatttacTCATATTGAaagtatgaagcgtcacatgttagtgcattcgggtggaaaacctcataagtgtccagagtgtgggaagaggttcagacaCCTTGGCAGTATGAAGATTCACATGATGACGCACAATGATGAAAGACCTTTTGAGTGTGATGAGTGTGGCAAAAGGTTTAGAGCTCGTGGCTCTATAATAAGTCACATGTCAGTACATACAGTAGAAAGGCCTTTTGAGTGTGATAAGTGTGGCAGATTATACAAGTCACGTAAAGGTATAATagcacacatgttagtgcatttgaaTGATAAaccttcatga